CTGCGGATTGAGTGCCGTGCGCTGGTCGAACACGAAGCAGTCGCCGGTGTAGTGCGCGCCGCCCACTTCCTCGAAGTACTTGAGAATGCCGCCTTCGAGCTGGTAGACGCTTTCGATGCCCACTTCCTTCATGTGGATCGCGGCCTTCTCGCAGCGAATGCCGCCCGTGCAGAACGACACGACGGTCTTGCCTTCGAGGTCCGCGCGGTTCGCCTCGATCACGCCCGGGAATTCGCTGAACTTGTCGATGCGGTAGTCGAGCGCGTTGTCAAAGGTGCCAACGTCGATTTCGAACGCGTTGCGGGTGTCGAGCATGACAACGGGGCGGCCTTCGTCGTCGAAGCCGCGGTCGAGCCATTGCTTGAGCACGACCGGGGCCACGGAAGGCGCGCGGCCTTCTTCGGGGCGGATCGCGGGCTTCTTCATCGTGATGATCTCGCGCTTCAGGCGCACGAGCATGCGGTTGAAGGGCCGCGTTTCGGAGAAGCTCTCCTTGAACCGCAGCGTCGCGAACTTGCCCTCGAAGAGCGGATCATTGTTGATGTAGTCCATGAAGGCGCGCACGTTGCCTTCGTCGCCGGCGACGAACAGGTTGATGCCTTCCGGCGCGAGCAGGATCGTGCCCCGCAAATCGAGCGATTGGCAGCGCTCGAGCACGAGCGGACGCCATTCGGCGGTCTTCTCGAGCGTGGCGAACTGGTAAGCGGAAAGATTGAGGATACGCATGGTGCAACGGATAAGGCGCTATCGAAGCGCGTGAAACTGGAGCCGGGCGCGCGTGCTGTCTTACGTGGTGCAACTGGGCTGCCGGTCCTCCCAAAACGGGAATTGGGGCAGGGCGCGCGGCGGGCGCAATCCGTTATTATCCCTCAATCGCGCCTCGCGCCGCCTGCGGCGTAGTCGACACGCCGTGCGACGGGCCTGCGCTCGCGCAAGGTCTTATACGCACGGCCAACGTCGTGCCTCGATGCCGGCGAGCGCCGAAAATCGTGTGGCCCTAGAGTTACAATGACGCCCATGTCAGATCCCCGCTTCGTCCATCTCCGCGTCCATTCCGAATTCTCGATTGCCGACGGCATCGTGCGCCTCGACGACCTCGTCAAGGCGGCCGCCAAAGACGGCCAGGGCGCGCTCGCGCTCACCGACCTCGGCAACGCATTCGGCCTCGTCCGTTTCTACAGCGAAGCGCGCGGCAAAGGGGTCAAACCCATTGCCGGCTGCGACGTCTGGATCACGAATCCCGACGACCGCGACAAGCCGTCGCGCCTGCTGCTGCTGGTGAAGGACAAGCGCGGCTATTTGAATCTGTGCGAGCTGCTGTCCAAGGCGTGGCTCACGAACCAGTATCGCGGCCGCGCGGAAGTCGACGTTGCATGGCTCGAAGCAGGTCTGGCCGAGGGCCTGCTTGCGATCTCGGGCGCGCAACAGGGCGACGTGGGTCTCGCACTCGCGGCGGGCAATGCCGAAAGCGCGAAGCGCCATGCGCAGCGCTGGGCGAAGCTGTTTCCGAACGCGTATTACATCGAGCTGCAGCGCTGCGGGCAGCCCGGCGGCGAGCAGTATGTCGAGCAGGCCGTCGCGCTCGCGTCGCAACTGAAGCTGCCGGTGGTCGCCACGCACCCCATGCAGTTCATGACCGACGAGGAATACACCGCGCACGAAGCGCGCGTGTGCATCTCGGAAGGCGACATCCTCGCGAATCCGCGCCGCCAGAAGCGTTTCACGACCGATCAACGTTTTCGCACGCAGGAAGAAATGGCCGCGCTGTTCGCGGACATTCCGTCGGCCATTGCGAACACGATCGAAATCGCCAAGCGCTGCAATCTCACGCTCGAACTCGGCAAGCCGAAGCTGCCGCTCTTCCCGACGCCCGACGGCATGTCGCTCGACGACTATCTCGTGCAGCTTTCGCGAGAAGGCCTCGAAAAGCGCCTTGTGCAGCTGTATCCCAATGAAGCCGAACGCGAGCAGGAGCGTGCGCGCTACAACGAGCGGCTCGAATTCGAGTGCGGAACCATCATCAAGATGGGCTTCCCGGGCTACTTCCTGATCGTTGCGGACTTCATTAACTGGGCGAAGAACAACGGCGTGCCGGTGGGCCCTGGCCGGGGTTCGGGCGCGGGCTCGCTCGTCGCCTACGCGCTCGGCATTACCGACCTCGATCCGCTGCGCTACAACCTGCTGTTCGAGCGCTTCCTGAATCCGGAACGCGTGTCGATGCCCGACTTCGACATCGACTTCTGCCAGCACGGGCGCGACCGCGTCATTCAATACGTGAAGGAGAAGTACGGCGCCGACGCGGTGTCGCAGATCGCGACCTTCGGCACGATGGCCGCGAAGGCGGCCGTGCGTGACATCGGCCGCGTGCTCGACCTCGGCTACAACTTCACCGACGGCGTGGCCAAGCTCATTCCGTTCAAGCCCGGCAAGCACGTCACGATTGCCGATGCGATGAAGGAAGAGCCGCTCCTGCAGGAGCGCTACGACAACGAAGACGAAGTGCACCAGCTGCTCGACCTCGCGCAGCTCGTGGAAGGTCTCACGCGTAACGTGGGCATGCACGCGGGCGGCGTGCTGATCGCGCCCGGCAAGCTGACGGATTTTTGCCCGCTCTACACGCAGGGCGACGAAAGCGGCGTCGTGAGCCAGTACGACAAGGACGACGTGGAAGCCGTCGGCCTCGTGAAGTTCGACTTTCTGGGCCTGACCACGCTCACGATTCTCGACTGGGCCGAGCGCTATATCCGCATGCTCGATCCGTCGAAGCAAGACTGGTCGCTCGCGCAGGTGCCGCTCGACGACGCGCCGTCGTTCCAGATCCTCAAGAAGGCCAACACGGTCGCCGTGTTCCAGCTGGAAAGCCGCGGCATGCAGGGCATGCTGAAGGACGCGCAGCCCGACCGCTTCGAGGACATCATCGCGCTCGTGGCGTTGTACCGTCCGGGTCCGATGGACCTGATCCCGAGCTTCTGCGCGCGTAAGCACGGCCGCGAAGTGGTGGAGTACCCCGATCCGCGCGTCGAACCTGTCCTGAAAGAGACCTACGGCATCATGGTCTACCAGGAGCAGGTGATGCAGATGGCGCAGATCATCGGCGGGTACTCGCTTGGCGGCGCTGACTTGCTGCGCCGTGCGATGGGTAAGAAGAAGCCCGAGGAAATGGCCAAGCACCGCGAAATTTTCGCGGAAGGCGCGGCGAAGAACGGCCTCACGCGCGAGAAAGCCGACGAAACCTTCGACTTGATGGAGAAGTTCGCGGGCTACGGCTTCAACAAGTCGCACGCGGCCGCTTATGCGCTGCTCGCGTATCACACGGCGTGGCTCAAGGCGCACCATCCGGCGGAATTCATGGCGGCGAATATGTCGCTCGCCATGGACGACACCGACAAGGTGAAGATCCTCTTCGAGGACTGCCTGACCAACAAGATGGCCGTGCTGCCGCCGGACGTGAACGCTTCGGCGTATCGCTTCGAGCCGGTGGCCGATGCGAACGTCGCGGAAGGCAAGCGCTCGCGCACGATCCGCTACGGTCTGGGCGCGATCAAGGGCAGCGGCCAGAACGCCATCGAAGAAATCTTGCGCGCGCGCGAGGAGGGCGGTCCCTTCAAGGACCTGTTCGACTTCTGCGAGCGTATCGACCGTCGCCTTGTGAATCGCCGCACAGTCGAAGCGATGATCCGCGCCGGGGCATTCGACACGATCCACGCAAACCGCGCGCAGTTGCTCGCCTCCGTGCCAATGGCGATGGAAGCCGCCGACCAGGCGAGCGCCAACGCGATGCAGGCGGGCCTCTTCGACATGGGCGACGCGCCGCTTGCTGCTCACGAACTGGTCGACGAACCCGCGTGGGGCGAGAAGCGCAAGCTTCAGGAAGAGAAGGCCGCGCTCGGCTTCTATCTCTCGGGGCACCTCTTCGACGCCTACAAGGACGAAGTGCGCCGCTTCGTGCGCCAGAAGATCGGCGAGTTGAAGGAAGGGCGCGACAAGCTGATCGCGGGCGTGATCGCTTCATTGCGCACGCAAATGACGCAACGCGGCAAGATGCTGATCGCGCTGCTCGACGACGGCAGCGGCCAGTGCGAAGTGACGGTGTTCAACGAGCAGTTCGAAGCGCACAAGGCGCTCTTCAAGGAAGACGAGCTGCTCGTCGTGCAGGGCGGTGCGCGCAATGACGCATTCACGGGCGGCATTCGCTTTACCGTCGATACGGTCATGGACCTCGAGCGCGCGCGCAGTCGCTACGCGCAGGCCGTGAAGCTGCAGATGAACGGCAACGCCAATGCCGGTGCGCTGCGCACGGTGCTCGAAGCGTATCGCGCGAAGCCCGACGACTCGCTGCCGGCGCCGGCCGCGCAAGCGCGTGGCCGCGGCGGCTTCGGGCGCGATCGCGGCGAGCGCGCGCAAGCGGTCATCCCGAACGGACTCGCGGTGCAGATTGCCTACCGCAACGATCGGGCCGAAGGCGAAGTACGTCTGGGCGACGCCTGGCGCGTCAAGCCCTCCGACGATCTGCTCGCCGCACTGCGCGGCGAGTTTGCGGGCAGTGAGATCGAGATCGTTTATTGAACGTGCCTGGTGCTGCTCTGGCCTTGTTCGGCGAGCAGCGCAAGCTTCAGAAAACGGTAGTACACCGTCTCGGCATTGAATACGGCGATCTGAAAGCCAGCGCGGCCGTCGAGAAAGCCTGCTCGTAACACGTAGGTGCGCATGAACGCCCAGGCTCCGCGCGCGAGCGCCTTGCCAAAGCTGCCGCTTTTGCCGCTCGCCGCTCGCTGGCGGGCGCCTGCGCTGGAATAGGCGTCGAGCTTGCGCAGCACCGCGTCGAAGTCCTCGTAGGAGTAGTGCAGCAGCTTGCCGGTGAGGCGTTGGGCGCTCGCGTCGAACACGAGCCGCTCGTGCACGAGGTCGTCGGAGAAGCGGGCCTTGCCGCGCCTGAAAAGGCGCGGAATCCAGTCGGGATACCAGCCGCTGTGGCGGATCCATGCACCGCAGAAGCTCGAGAGCCGGTCCACGGCGTAGACGTCGGCTTGCGGCGCGGCGATGGCTGCGCGGATCGAAGCCGCCAGTTCGGGCGTCACGATCTCGTCGGCGTCGATTGAAAGGATCCAGTCGGTGGCGAGTGTATCGAGCGCGCGGTTCTTCTGCGGGCCGAAACCCGGCCAGTCGGCGTGTTCGATGACGCGCGCGCCGTGTTCGCGGGCGATCTCGGCGGTGCCGTCGGTGCTGCCGCCGTCGATCACGACGATGTCGTCGGCAAAGGACGCCGCGTCGAGGCATTGCGCGAGTCGCAATGCTGCGTTCTTCGTAATGATGGCGACGCCGAGCGTGGGTTTTTTCATGCGCTTTTGTTGTGGAAAGAAGCGCGCGTTGCGTCGCGCCCGGCAAGTATACACAGTGGGGCGGCGCATACGGGTGCGCCCGGGCGCCCGCCACGCCCACCATATACAATGCGGTACCGCTGCGACGGCACGCTGGGCGCGCCTGTTCGAGCCCGCATTTCGCAGTGGCAGTCACAACCTGCATTTCCAGAGGATTCCTTGAGCGACAAGACCACCCAGTCCACTCTCAGCAAGCCGATCGGCAGCGGCACGGCGACGTCCGCGGCGTCGGTCGGCCAGCGGCTTTGGCCGTATGTCAAACCGCTTTTCTGGGTAGTGCTCGCAGGCGTACTCGCCATGGCGGTGGTGGCCGCCACCGAGGCCGGCATTCCCGCGTTGCTCAAGCCGCTGCTCGACCATGGCTTCGGCACGAAAGGCAGCCCGAGCGCCAAGTGGCTCGTGCCGATCGCCGTGATCGGCCTGTCGCTCGTGCGCGGGCTTGCCCAATACGCGTCCGGCTACCTGCTGCAGTACGTCTCGAATCGTATTCTGCTGGACCTTCGCCTCAAGATGTTCGAGCGCATGATCCACGCAAGCGTCGGCTTCTTCCAGCGAGAAACCGCGAGCACGGTCATCAACGCGATCGTGTTCGAGGTCAACCAGATCCTGAGCGTCCTGATGGGTGTCATGGTCACGCTCGTGCGCGACTCCCTCACGGTGGTCTTCCTGCTCGGTTACCTGTTCTACCTGAACTGGCGGCTCACCATCATCGTTGCCGTGCTGCTGCCCGGCATCGGCTGGCTCGTCAGCAAGATCAACCGGCGGCTGCGACGGCTGAATCGCGAGCATCAGCTGCTGACGAACGATCTGTCGTACATCGTCGAGGAAACGGTGGGCGGCTACAAGGTCGTCAAGGTCCACAACGGCGAGCAGTACGAAATGGACCGCTTCGGCGAGATGAGCCGCCGGTTGCGCGGCTATCAGATGCGCATGACGATCTCAGGCGGCCTTGCGCAGCCGCTCACGCAGTTCCTCGCGTCGATTGCGCTTGCCGTCGTCGTGACGATCGCCGTGGTGCAGGCGTCGCACGACCAGACGACGGTCGGCGGCTTCGTTGCGTTCGTGACGTCCATGCTGCTCGTCATCTCGCCGCTCAAGCATCTGATCGACGTGAACCAGCCGCTTCAGCGCGGCATGACGGCCGCGGAGCTGATCTTCGGCCTGATCGACGAGCCGGCCGAGCCCGTTGGCGGCGGCAAGCGGCTCGATCATGCGCGCGGCGAAATCGAGTTTCGCCGGGTGTCGTTCTCGTTTGGGCCGGGTGGCCGCCCGATCCTCGGCAGCGTGTCGTTTAGGGCTGCGCCGGGCGAGATGATCGCGCTCGCGGGGCCGTCGGGCAGTGGCAAGACGACGCTCGTGAATCTCTTGCCGCGCTTTTTCGACCCAACGGGCGGGGAGGTCCTCGTCGACGGCGTACCGATCGCGGAATACGACGTGCATGCACTGCGCAAGCAGATTGCGATGGTGAGCCAGGATGTGACGCTCTTCAACGATACGGTCGCGAACAATGTCGCCTATGGCGAGACGGCGGATCGTGAACGCGTGCAGCGCGCGCTGCAGGCCGCGAATCTGTGGGACACGGTCATGGCCTTGCCCGACGGCATGGACACGCTAGTCGGCGACAACGGCATGAAGTTTTCGGGTGGCCAGCGCCAACGCCTTGCGATTGCGCGCGCAATCTACAAGGACGCGCCGATCCTGATTCTCGACGAGGCGACGTCAGCGCTCGATTCGGAATCGGAGCGCCACGTGCAGGAGGCGCTGGAAACGCTCATGAAAGGCCGCACGACGCTGGTGATCGCACACCGTCTGTCGACCATCGAGCGCGCGGACCGCATTCTCGTGATGGACGGCGGTCACATCGTCGAATCGGGCTCGCACCAGCAACTGCTCGACAACGGCGGCCTGTACGCCCATCTGCACAAGATCCAGTTCCAGCAGAGCGCGGCTTGAAGGAAGGGCGAGGGCGGGGGGGCCAAGCCGCCCGTTAGCGCCCGTTCTTGCGGGTGAGACGCTTGAGCCAGATCCCGGGCGCGTAAACCGCGGGGCAGGCGGCATAGAGGTACATCCGCACGCGCAGGCCCAGCTTCACCCCGTTGCTGCGCAGGAGCAGGGCGAGGCGTTCGCCCGTTCCCGTGGCTTCGAACATCGCCCGTACGAACTGCTTGCGCGCAAGCGCCGGCGCGAGCGCCGCGCGCATGCGCGCGCCAAGGCCGGCCGTGTCTGCGTCACGCTGCAACTGGACCAGTTCCGCCAGTTCGTAACGGTTGTTGCGCTGCATGCGCGCGACCTGTTCCTGAACGGATCGATAGCGGGCTTTTCGCGAAATGCCGCCGCGCCGATAGCGCACGAGCGGCTCGCGCAGACTCAACGCGCCGCCCGAAAGGATCGCGCGCAGCACCATGATCTGGTCTTCCGCCGCGGCGCCCGGCAGCATCGGGCCGAAGCGCTCGAAGAGCCGCCGCGACCAGGCGTGCGCCGCGCCGATCAGCCAGGGCCGCTCGCTTAGCCAGTCTTCGAGGTTGCGGTACCGGTCGAGTTCGGTGGGCGCAATATGCTCGCCGACGTTGCCGGCCTCGTCGATGTCGGCAAGGTCGGTGGCGATCAGATCGGGGCGCCGGTCGTGTGCGAGCCAGTACTCGACGACCCGTTCGCAGCGCGTGGGGAGCGAGAAGTCATCGCCTGCCGCCACGAACAGCAACTCTCCCTGCGCCATGGCGGCCAGCTGTGAAAGGTGCGCGCTGATGCCCTGGTTCGCATCGTTGCGGCGCACAATGACACGATGCGCACCGCTGTAGCCGCTCACGGCGGCTTCCATCTCGGCGAAGGTGCGGTCACTCGATGCGTCGTCCGAGAGGATGATCTCGAGCGGCGACCACGTCTGCGCGAGGATGCCGCGCACGGCTTCGGCGACCACCTTTTCCTGGTTGAACGCAATCAGCAGCACGGAAACGAGCGGCCGCTCGTTGCACGGTTCGGCAGTTCTTGCGAGCGGTGATGCCGATGGTGCGGAGGGCTGGCTGTCGTTCATAGGCGAGTGAAAGGAGTGCGCGCGGTGAAGTCCCGCTTTCTGGGCGCTCGGGCCGGAGCAAGATGCCATCAAAAACGCGGTAGGCGTCGATGGCGCCTGGTATCCGGCGCAGATTGTAACGTCTCATATTGCTACCGCGGCGGCATGAAATAAAGCACGTAGCGCCGCGACGGCAGCATCCTGTTCCACGCATGCTTGCGAATGTCGACGGACACCGGTTGTACGCCGGCGAGCGCCGCACAAGCCGCGCGACAGTGGGCGTCATCCGGGCGGCACACCAGCACCGCGCCTTGTCGGATCGCGTCCTGACGCGATAGCCACGGCGTGAGGTTGGGTTCGACGATGTCCCAGTAGTGCGTATGTCCAGAACTGTAGAACGCAATCGACTCCGCTTCATGCACCGAGCCCATGACGACGGGGATCGATTCTGCGCCATGCTGCTGCGCCCACACCGTCTGCGCGTAAGCTGCCAGTTCCTTGCGCGGTTCGGCTGCGTCGTCGGAATTGCGCAGGGCGCCGATATAGCCCACGGCAGGTGTCGCAACGAGGACAAGCAGCCAGTAGCCGATGAGCAGATTGACGGACCGCCTGGGCGCCAGATCGAACTCGTTCGTCTTGAGGACGACAAGCCACATGGGGACGATTGCGAACCACTGCGCCATGCCCCATACCGAAGCCATCTGTGTCTTCGCGGCGAGCGCGACAAACGCTACCGCGAACAGGGGCGCCAGCGTCAGCCACCATAGATCCGGGCACAGCGATGGGCGAACGAGACTCTTCAGCATCAGCCGCGCCGCTTCCCCGCGACGGTCGCGAACCAGGAAGACGACAAACCCGAAGCTCAGCAACAGATAGCCTGCCTGCGCCAGCGTATAGACGCCGAGCCGCAAGGCTGCGTGCACCAGGGTTCCGCCGGTGCGCTCTTTTGCATAGCCGAACGTCGGGAAATGATTCGTGACGAGCCAGTGCACATGCGGCGCCAGCACCGCGAGAAAGGCGGCGGCCGCGATCAGCGTGCGCCAGTCCAGAAGCCGCGCACGCCACGCGGGCCTCGCGAACGCGGCGACGAGGAACGCCAGCAGCAGCACCACTGAAAAATATTTCCCGAGGATCGCCGCGCCCGCGAGCGCGCCAAACGCCAGGGCGGAGCGCCATGTGCCGGTCTGCATGAAGCGGACAAACCAGTAAGCCGCCCATGGCCAGACCGATAGCAGCACCGAATTCGCGTTGAATTTGATGGCGAGGTTCGAATAGAGCGGTGAAACGGCCATCG
The Paraburkholderia acidiphila genome window above contains:
- a CDS encoding sulfurtransferase, whose translation is MRILNLSAYQFATLEKTAEWRPLVLERCQSLDLRGTILLAPEGINLFVAGDEGNVRAFMDYINNDPLFEGKFATLRFKESFSETRPFNRMLVRLKREIITMKKPAIRPEEGRAPSVAPVVLKQWLDRGFDDEGRPVVMLDTRNAFEIDVGTFDNALDYRIDKFSEFPGVIEANRADLEGKTVVSFCTGGIRCEKAAIHMKEVGIESVYQLEGGILKYFEEVGGAHYTGDCFVFDQRTALNPQLEPTDTVQCFACRAVVTPQEQASPLYVAGKSCPACHPERAGATEAAPAAQAAA
- the dnaE gene encoding DNA polymerase III subunit alpha, which gives rise to MTPMSDPRFVHLRVHSEFSIADGIVRLDDLVKAAAKDGQGALALTDLGNAFGLVRFYSEARGKGVKPIAGCDVWITNPDDRDKPSRLLLLVKDKRGYLNLCELLSKAWLTNQYRGRAEVDVAWLEAGLAEGLLAISGAQQGDVGLALAAGNAESAKRHAQRWAKLFPNAYYIELQRCGQPGGEQYVEQAVALASQLKLPVVATHPMQFMTDEEYTAHEARVCISEGDILANPRRQKRFTTDQRFRTQEEMAALFADIPSAIANTIEIAKRCNLTLELGKPKLPLFPTPDGMSLDDYLVQLSREGLEKRLVQLYPNEAEREQERARYNERLEFECGTIIKMGFPGYFLIVADFINWAKNNGVPVGPGRGSGAGSLVAYALGITDLDPLRYNLLFERFLNPERVSMPDFDIDFCQHGRDRVIQYVKEKYGADAVSQIATFGTMAAKAAVRDIGRVLDLGYNFTDGVAKLIPFKPGKHVTIADAMKEEPLLQERYDNEDEVHQLLDLAQLVEGLTRNVGMHAGGVLIAPGKLTDFCPLYTQGDESGVVSQYDKDDVEAVGLVKFDFLGLTTLTILDWAERYIRMLDPSKQDWSLAQVPLDDAPSFQILKKANTVAVFQLESRGMQGMLKDAQPDRFEDIIALVALYRPGPMDLIPSFCARKHGREVVEYPDPRVEPVLKETYGIMVYQEQVMQMAQIIGGYSLGGADLLRRAMGKKKPEEMAKHREIFAEGAAKNGLTREKADETFDLMEKFAGYGFNKSHAAAYALLAYHTAWLKAHHPAEFMAANMSLAMDDTDKVKILFEDCLTNKMAVLPPDVNASAYRFEPVADANVAEGKRSRTIRYGLGAIKGSGQNAIEEILRAREEGGPFKDLFDFCERIDRRLVNRRTVEAMIRAGAFDTIHANRAQLLASVPMAMEAADQASANAMQAGLFDMGDAPLAAHELVDEPAWGEKRKLQEEKAALGFYLSGHLFDAYKDEVRRFVRQKIGELKEGRDKLIAGVIASLRTQMTQRGKMLIALLDDGSGQCEVTVFNEQFEAHKALFKEDELLVVQGGARNDAFTGGIRFTVDTVMDLERARSRYAQAVKLQMNGNANAGALRTVLEAYRAKPDDSLPAPAAQARGRGGFGRDRGERAQAVIPNGLAVQIAYRNDRAEGEVRLGDAWRVKPSDDLLAALRGEFAGSEIEIVY
- a CDS encoding glycosyltransferase family 2 protein yields the protein MKKPTLGVAIITKNAALRLAQCLDAASFADDIVVIDGGSTDGTAEIAREHGARVIEHADWPGFGPQKNRALDTLATDWILSIDADEIVTPELAASIRAAIAAPQADVYAVDRLSSFCGAWIRHSGWYPDWIPRLFRRGKARFSDDLVHERLVFDASAQRLTGKLLHYSYEDFDAVLRKLDAYSSAGARQRAASGKSGSFGKALARGAWAFMRTYVLRAGFLDGRAGFQIAVFNAETVYYRFLKLALLAEQGQSSTRHVQ
- the msbA gene encoding lipid A export permease/ATP-binding protein MsbA; the encoded protein is MSDKTTQSTLSKPIGSGTATSAASVGQRLWPYVKPLFWVVLAGVLAMAVVAATEAGIPALLKPLLDHGFGTKGSPSAKWLVPIAVIGLSLVRGLAQYASGYLLQYVSNRILLDLRLKMFERMIHASVGFFQRETASTVINAIVFEVNQILSVLMGVMVTLVRDSLTVVFLLGYLFYLNWRLTIIVAVLLPGIGWLVSKINRRLRRLNREHQLLTNDLSYIVEETVGGYKVVKVHNGEQYEMDRFGEMSRRLRGYQMRMTISGGLAQPLTQFLASIALAVVVTIAVVQASHDQTTVGGFVAFVTSMLLVISPLKHLIDVNQPLQRGMTAAELIFGLIDEPAEPVGGGKRLDHARGEIEFRRVSFSFGPGGRPILGSVSFRAAPGEMIALAGPSGSGKTTLVNLLPRFFDPTGGEVLVDGVPIAEYDVHALRKQIAMVSQDVTLFNDTVANNVAYGETADRERVQRALQAANLWDTVMALPDGMDTLVGDNGMKFSGGQRQRLAIARAIYKDAPILILDEATSALDSESERHVQEALETLMKGRTTLVIAHRLSTIERADRILVMDGGHIVESGSHQQLLDNGGLYAHLHKIQFQQSAA
- a CDS encoding glycosyltransferase family 2 protein, which encodes MNDSQPSAPSASPLARTAEPCNERPLVSVLLIAFNQEKVVAEAVRGILAQTWSPLEIILSDDASSDRTFAEMEAAVSGYSGAHRVIVRRNDANQGISAHLSQLAAMAQGELLFVAAGDDFSLPTRCERVVEYWLAHDRRPDLIATDLADIDEAGNVGEHIAPTELDRYRNLEDWLSERPWLIGAAHAWSRRLFERFGPMLPGAAAEDQIMVLRAILSGGALSLREPLVRYRRGGISRKARYRSVQEQVARMQRNNRYELAELVQLQRDADTAGLGARMRAALAPALARKQFVRAMFEATGTGERLALLLRSNGVKLGLRVRMYLYAACPAVYAPGIWLKRLTRKNGR
- a CDS encoding glycosyltransferase family 39 protein, giving the protein MDSSADRHRNAPSLLWLFLAQALVWTLAAWLSRGNLDTQGDMVENYVWGVEWQAGYAKHPPLFAWITAAWFKVFPHWDIAYFGLSAFNAMLGLLGIVALAGRFLPRQLAFAAGLAMAVSPLYSNLAIKFNANSVLLSVWPWAAYWFVRFMQTGTWRSALAFGALAGAAILGKYFSVVLLLAFLVAAFARPAWRARLLDWRTLIAAAAFLAVLAPHVHWLVTNHFPTFGYAKERTGGTLVHAALRLGVYTLAQAGYLLLSFGFVVFLVRDRRGEAARLMLKSLVRPSLCPDLWWLTLAPLFAVAFVALAAKTQMASVWGMAQWFAIVPMWLVVLKTNEFDLAPRRSVNLLIGYWLLVLVATPAVGYIGALRNSDDAAEPRKELAAYAQTVWAQQHGAESIPVVMGSVHEAESIAFYSSGHTHYWDIVEPNLTPWLSRQDAIRQGAVLVCRPDDAHCRAACAALAGVQPVSVDIRKHAWNRMLPSRRYVLYFMPPR